The Terriglobales bacterium genome contains the following window.
ATCAGTCGAGGCGAGCGCCTTGCCAATCATCCAAAGCTCGCGCGCGCGCCGCTTAGCGGCCGCAGCATCGCGCTGAAGTCCAGACACCGGCTGCGGGGGAGTAGGTCTCTCTTGCATTCTATTGGTTCAAGTTCTATTTAAACATAGAGTTACAGAGAGTCCCGTCGAGCGGTAATTTTTTAGAGGTGAACGGTAAGGAACCTGCAGCGATTTGAGGTGGACGCCTTAGACCGCCACCGGGTTCAGCAGCCAGCAACTCACGCGAGAGCCAGCCCGCCTTGCTTTTCTCACGAACCACAACCGAGGTTTGAACACCAATGACACAGCCGTCCCAGAAGATTCTTAGCCGTAGTGCCCAATCCGCACTCGAACGCGCCAGAGACGCGAATTTCTTTGTCTCCTTGGTGCTCTTCGTCTTTAATTCCCGAAACGGGCTATCGGGAGAAATCCGGAATCTCCATTTCCGCGGAACCGTCCGCCCGCGGATCCGAGGCGCCGAAATTCATCTTCTTGCTTGAATCATGAAGGATGGCCTGTCCGCGGCCCATGGCTGCTGAGTAGTCCTTGCGCACTTGCAGGTCGTGTCCCATTGCGCGCAGTTGATCGATGACCTCGGGCTTCACGCGGCTTTCGATCAGGATGTGGCAGAAATCGCGGCCCACGGTGAAGCGTGGGGCTGAGAGCGCGCCCTGGATGTTCATTCCGTAGTCGACCAGGTTGGAAACGAACTGCGCGTGCGCTAGTGGTTGGTTGTAGCCGCCCATGATGCCGAAGCCGATGTGCTGATCTCCTTTCTCCATGAACGCTGGAATGATGGTGTGGAAAGGACGCTTGTGCCCGGCTAGGATGTCAGGATGTCCGCGCTCAAGTACAAAAAGCGCGCCGCGGTTCTGTAATGGGAATCCCATGCCTTTCACCACAACGCCGGAGCCGAATTCGGAATAATTGCTGTTGATCCAGGAAACGATGTTGCCGTCGCGATCGACGGTCGTGAGATAAGTCGTGTCGCTGCCCGGAGGCATTCCCGGTCCGTAATCGCAGCGAGCTTTATTCGGATCGATGAGCTTCGCGCGCTGCACCGCGTACTCCTTCGAAATCAGTCCCTGAGTGGGAACTTTCGCAAGGCGAGGATCTGCCACGTACCGCTTCAGGTCGGCGTAGGCCAGTTGCATGGCCTCGATCTTCTTGTGCAGCTCGGTCGCGCCCTGTGGACCGTCTGCTGCAGGCTGAAACTGCTCCATGATGTTCAGCATGGAGAGCGCGGCCATGCCTTGCCCGTTGGGCGGCAATTCGTAAACGCGCCAGCCGCGATAATCGGTCGAGATCGGATCCACCCATTCCGGAGTGAATTGGGAAAGATCGTCGAGCGTCATCGTGCCGCCAAGTTCGTTCGACGTGGCCACGATGGCCTTGCCGATGTCGCCCCGATAGACCGCGTCCGGTCCTTGATCGGCTAGAAGACGCAGCGCCTTGGCATAATCAGGATTGCGGAAGATTTCGCCGAGCGCCGGCGCGTGGCCGTCGGGTAGGAAGACGCGCTTTCCCTCGTCCGTAAGATACGGGTTCTCCCAATAGTCGTGAATGATCTCGGGAACGGCGTACCCGTGTTCGGCGTAGTAAATCGCCGGCTCGAACAACTCTTTCCACGGCAGCCTGCCGAAACGCCGGTGCATCGCCGCCCATCCTGCGGCGGCACCCGGAACGGTAACACTGTCGATTCCGTGTCTCGGCATGCTAGTGATGCCTTTGGCGCGCAGATGCTCGGGCGTCAGCGCCTGCGGTGCCCATCCGCTGGAGTTGATACCCGTGAGCTTGCCGGTCTTCGCGTCCCAATAGATGGCGAACATATCGCCCCCGATGCCGTTCATCATCGGCTCGGTGACCGAGAGCACGGCGTTGGCCGCGATGGCGGCATCGACTGCCGATCCGCCTTTGGCCAGAATGTGCGCTCCCGCCTGCGAAGCCAACGTGAAGCTGGTAGCAACAATGCCGTTGGGTGTGATCGCCATCGAGCGCCCATAGCTTCGATCCTGGGCAGCGAGAGTAAGGGACGAAAGCAATGTCATGAGGATGAGACTAACTGCGATTTTCTTCTTTTCCATTTGGGTGTGCAGCGATTAAGAGTTTTGTTCAACGCGCCTGAATGTGTGCGGCCCAGCCGCCTCCTGGAGCTAAATGGATTTTCAACTTGTCATTCTTTGTGACACGGCTCGTGGTCTTCTTATAGTCGCTGCCTGCGCGATCTGCGTTGACTCCGTCCTGGTAAGCGTCCATCGTGAAGCTTCCGTCGCCTAAGAAGGATAGATCCACGCCGAGATCCCGTCCCGTCCAGTCTGACATTGCGCCCACCCACCAGTCTTTCCCATTTCGGCGCGCTACGAGAATGTAGTCGGCGATGCGAGCGTCGAGAACTTTGGTGTCATCCCATTCGGTCGGAACCTGGCTGAGGAACTCCATGCTTTCGGGCTCGCGCAGATAGTTCGTTGGACTGTCAGCGAGCATCTGCAGCGGCGCTTCATAGACGACGTACATCGCTAGCTGATGACAGCGCGTGCCCAACGCCATCGGCTGGCCTGCGATTGGGGCAAAGTTCGTTTTCGAGGCGTTGCGCATCGCGCCGGGCGTGTAGTCGAGCGGTCCGAGGAACATTCGCGTGAACGGAAGCGTCATGTTGTGCTCGGGCTCTGCTTCGGCGCTCCACTTGCTCCATTCCAGTCCGCGGACGCCTTCTGCGTTGATGAGATTCGGCCAGGTGCGCGTCATCGACGCCGGCTTCTGGTCACCGTGAAAATCAACCAGCATCTTCCGCTTTGCACACTCACGGCTGACTCGCTCGTAGAAGTTCATCACGATCTGATCGCTGCGCTGCATGAAATCCACCTTTATGCCCTTAATTCCCCATTTGGCATACTGATCGAGAGCGGGAATCAGCTGATCGTCGAGCGTCTTCCAGACCACCCACAGAATGATGCCGACATTCTTCTGACGCGCATAAGCCGCCAGCTCCTCCATATTGATTTCAGGAACAACCTCAAGCACGTTGCCCAGCTTGTACCAGCCTTCGTCGAGGATGATGTACGGCAATCCGTACTTCGCGGCGAAGTCGATGTAGTACTTGTATGTGTCGGTGTTGATTCCCGCTTTGAAATCGACGCCATACACGTTGTTCGCGTTCCACCAGTCCCACGAGACTTTGCCAGGCTTGATCCAGGACGTGTCTTGAACCTGCGATGGGCTTTCAAGCAGCCAGACGATGGGATTGGTAATCAGATCGCCATCTTTCTCGGCGATACCGACTACGCGCCACGGAAACGTGCGCCTGCCTGAAGTGGACGCGATGTAATCGGCGGCTTCGACGACGCGAAAATCACGATCGCGTTCGAGCTTCTCCTTCAGCGGATACGGCGGAAACGTCGCTGCGAGGCCGTTGGCCCCCGTGCCTTTTAGCCAGAGTCCGGGATAATCGTGGGCATCGGATTCGGCAATCGCCACCTTTGTACCTTCGCCGGCATCGACCACCGCGGGCAGACTTGCTATATAGGCAGGAATAATCTCACTCAGGTGCTGAGGCGTGTATTTGCGCTCATTGTGCGAGAAAAAGCTGTCTTCCTGCGGATAGTAAACAATCGAGTCCTGAGGAAAGTTCCAGTTGGA
Protein-coding sequences here:
- the ggt gene encoding gamma-glutamyltransferase, which translates into the protein MEKKKIAVSLILMTLLSSLTLAAQDRSYGRSMAITPNGIVATSFTLASQAGAHILAKGGSAVDAAIAANAVLSVTEPMMNGIGGDMFAIYWDAKTGKLTGINSSGWAPQALTPEHLRAKGITSMPRHGIDSVTVPGAAAGWAAMHRRFGRLPWKELFEPAIYYAEHGYAVPEIIHDYWENPYLTDEGKRVFLPDGHAPALGEIFRNPDYAKALRLLADQGPDAVYRGDIGKAIVATSNELGGTMTLDDLSQFTPEWVDPISTDYRGWRVYELPPNGQGMAALSMLNIMEQFQPAADGPQGATELHKKIEAMQLAYADLKRYVADPRLAKVPTQGLISKEYAVQRAKLIDPNKARCDYGPGMPPGSDTTYLTTVDRDGNIVSWINSNYSEFGSGVVVKGMGFPLQNRGALFVLERGHPDILAGHKRPFHTIIPAFMEKGDQHIGFGIMGGYNQPLAHAQFVSNLVDYGMNIQGALSAPRFTVGRDFCHILIESRVKPEVIDQLRAMGHDLQVRKDYSAAMGRGQAILHDSSKKMNFGASDPRADGSAEMEIPDFSR
- a CDS encoding glycoside hydrolase family 97 protein, giving the protein MSSFLGRMMFVFAVFTIFTANINAQSSYDLRSPDNRVELRIRTADRVHYDLLLNGRALLANCTLSLDVEHKKLGIAPRVLDAKQRSNDQIIRPTIRQKFAQLRDAYNELRLTMDGGYAVTFRAYNEGVAYRFETSLPQQQVKVYAEESNWNFPQDSIVYYPQEDSFFSHNERKYTPQHLSEIIPAYIASLPAVVDAGEGTKVAIAESDAHDYPGLWLKGTGANGLAATFPPYPLKEKLERDRDFRVVEAADYIASTSGRRTFPWRVVGIAEKDGDLITNPIVWLLESPSQVQDTSWIKPGKVSWDWWNANNVYGVDFKAGINTDTYKYYIDFAAKYGLPYIILDEGWYKLGNVLEVVPEINMEELAAYARQKNVGIILWVVWKTLDDQLIPALDQYAKWGIKGIKVDFMQRSDQIVMNFYERVSRECAKRKMLVDFHGDQKPASMTRTWPNLINAEGVRGLEWSKWSAEAEPEHNMTLPFTRMFLGPLDYTPGAMRNASKTNFAPIAGQPMALGTRCHQLAMYVVYEAPLQMLADSPTNYLREPESMEFLSQVPTEWDDTKVLDARIADYILVARRNGKDWWVGAMSDWTGRDLGVDLSFLGDGSFTMDAYQDGVNADRAGSDYKKTTSRVTKNDKLKIHLAPGGGWAAHIQAR